In Triticum urartu cultivar G1812 chromosome 6, Tu2.1, whole genome shotgun sequence, the following proteins share a genomic window:
- the LOC125512569 gene encoding transcription factor bHLH96-like, with product MALEAVVFPHEHLACSTDKVAAAMSMYAPSLGRGISIVDEFEEKGGVVLQEEAANYAWAAAVEGNWDENHCRPVSPPAAVAPTTPAASGRGKASSSAAARRRRRRPKAVKNREETESQRRNHIAVERNRRRQMNDYLAVLRSSMPPSYAQRGDQASIVAGAINFVKELEQLLQSLEAQKRRRAQLASTPPFAGFFTFPQYSVGAGAGAADGSGARRGVADVEVAVAESHASVKVLAPRRPRQLVRMVVAMQCLGLTVLHLNATATADHLVFYSFSLRMEDECRLSTVDEIAAAVHQMVAEVHAGGPC from the exons ATGGCGCTGGAAGCCGTGGTGTTCCCGCATGAGCACCTCGCGTGCAGCACGGACAAGGTGGCCGCGGCGATGTCCATGTACGCGCCGTCGCTGGGCCGCGGCATCAGCATTGTTGACGAGTTCGAGGAGAAGGGCGGCGTGGTGCTCCAAGAAGAGGCGGCCAACTACGCCTGGGCCGCGGCCGTCGAGGGGAACTGGGACGAGAATCACTGCCGGCCCGTGTCGCCGCCGGCTGCCGTCGCCCCGACTACGCCCGCGGCGTCCGGCCGCGGCAAGGCCTCGTCGTCCGCGGCcgcgcggaggcggcggcggcgccccAAGGCGGTGAAGAACAGGGAGGAGACGGAGAGCCAGCGGCGCAACCACATCGCCGTGGAGCGCAACCGGCGGCGCCAGATGAACGACTACCTGGCCGTGCTCCGGTCCTCCATGCCGCCCTCCTACGCGCAGCGG GGTGACCAGGCGTCGATCGTGGCCGGGGCGATCAACTTCGTCAAGGAGCTGGAGCAGCTACTGCAGTCGCTTGAGGCCCAGAAGCGGCGGCGCGCGCAGCTGGCGTCGACGCCGCCGTTCGCCGGGTTCTTCACGTTCCCTCAGTACTCCgtgggcgcgggcgcgggcgctGCCGACGGCTCCGGGGCGCGGCGGGGCGTGGCCGACGTGGAGGTGGCCGTGGCGGAGAGCCACGCGAGTGTGAAGGTGCTGGCGCCGCGGCGGCCGAGGCAGCTGGTGAGGATGGTGGTGGCGATGCAGTGCCTCGGGCTCACCGTGCTCCACCTCaacgccaccgccaccgccgaccACCTGGTCTTCTACTCCTTCAGCCTCAGG ATGGAGGACGAGTGCCGGCTGTCAACGGTGGACGAGATCGCGGCGGCGGTGCACCAGATGGTCGCCGAGGTGCACGCCGGAGGACCGTGCTAG